The genome window GCTGGCGCAGAGCCTACGGGAGCAGCAGACCGGAAACGCTGGTTACTGATTATCCACTGCTTGGCCCTGACGCGGGGGCAACACGCTTACAGTGTCTCCACAGGTGCCACTCTTGCGCAAGTGCAGTATTCAGAAGAACGCATCAACCGCTTGTTGTCTTCTGACTTTGAGGTGATAGCCGATGGGCTACCACGGCTCGCCCGATTCTTGGGGGCCAAGGGTGCGGCCATAGATTGGCTGCCCCTGGCTCGCATTGCCCGCTGGACTGGACGCGACGAAAGCCGCGCCGACCAATCTCGTAACCGAGTGGCACGGCAGTACGCCCGTGTCATCGCTAATTGAGGTGAACTCAGTATGACCCCAGCCCGATTTATTCAAATCCACTGGCTTGCCTCTTATCCTGGAGCCTTGTTAAACCGCGACGACGCAGGCTTGGCCAAGCGTCTGCCCTTCGGTGGGGCTACTCGTGGGAGGGTTTCCTCCCAGGCGCTAAAGCGCCATTGGCGCTTGGCAGGTGCTGATAGCTTAGAAAATGCTGCGGACAATTCATGGGCGCTGCAAAATCTCGAAGTCCCTATGGGGATCCGCACCAAGCGTGCCGTAGAGGATAAGATCATGCCACGGGCACTCGAAAAGCAGCCCGCCGACGATAATTTCGCCAAAGCCGTCGAGGAGGAACTGCTCAAGGGAGTGTACGCCAAAGATGCGGCTGATCCCAAAAAGCGCCAGGCCCTGTACTTCGGTGAGCCGGAGTTGGAGTTCCTCGCTGCACTCGCCGCGCAAGCACTCGCAGAAGGTACTCCCGAAGCTGCGGGTGAAAGACTGGCCACCCTGATCACGGAGCAGCGTACCAATATACGGGAGCTAAAAGACGGTGCTGGCCTTGGTGCGGCACTATTCGGGCGTATGGTCACTTCCGATCCGGCAGCCAATACTGACGCTGCCATCCACGTCGCTCACGGCCTTACCGTCCATAAGCTGCAGTGCGACCTCGATTACATGACCGTCGTTGATGACTTGAAAAGTCAGGCCGAGGGGGACGA of Acidobacteriota bacterium contains these proteins:
- the cas7e gene encoding type I-E CRISPR-associated protein Cas7/Cse4/CasC; this encodes MTPARFIQIHWLASYPGALLNRDDAGLAKRLPFGGATRGRVSSQALKRHWRLAGADSLENAADNSWALQNLEVPMGIRTKRAVEDKIMPRALEKQPADDNFAKAVEEELLKGVYAKDAADPKKRQALYFGEPELEFLAALAAQALAEGTPEAAGERLATLITEQRTNIRELKDGAGLGAALFGRMVTSDPAANTDAAIHVAHGLTVHKLQCDLDYMTVVDDLKSQAEGDDSGSAGIFDMELTSGLYYGYVVVDIGLLISNLSQDGQIAAKVVEHLVHLIAQVSPGAKKGSTAPYAWAELMLIEAGSRQPRTLANAFRDPVDVRANGLLKEAAGKMDAYLASLDAAYGGDEVRCQLAVDADAVLSEIDQKNLDDLAQWTADVVRGSAGTTG
- the casB gene encoding type I-E CRISPR-associated protein Cse2/CasB, with the translated sequence MTNHNKEPVWRQEASWLAKIASRLASAGFPTGDHAALRRMDPQAPSSHAEIAAERLLASAGAEPTGAADRKRWLLIIHCLALTRGQHAYSVSTGATLAQVQYSEERINRLLSSDFEVIADGLPRLARFLGAKGAAIDWLPLARIARWTGRDESRADQSRNRVARQYARVIAN